From one Plectropomus leopardus isolate mb chromosome 8, YSFRI_Pleo_2.0, whole genome shotgun sequence genomic stretch:
- the mfsd4ab gene encoding major facilitator superfamily domain-containing protein 4B: MFVDERIWTLFKRNAHHTLTYWSVFFSFGLCIAFLGPTILDLQCQTNSTLSQITWVFFAQQFCLLIGSSIGGVFKRTLFSALAALFVSALLISIIFAIIPLCNNVLLLAIAMAVSGFAMGIIDTIANIQLVTIYQRDSAVFLQALHFFIGFGALVSPLIADPFLSETGCGNHTENGTEIMHHFRNMLRNSPIAEHNITQSLPAHEGGEEEESIVHYAFWIMALINLPVPIAVLFLMYREQLIPCCPSSTPRLLDKDELAMENQQGAEGPDEEQKNHEAGGHGDIFSCCQNDNLRGLPVSFFMIHILGGMVLFMTDGIVGAYAGFVYTYAVAPPMSLPHKTAGYLASIFWAAITAGRLLSIPLSYRFQPVRLLMFNLAGAIVTVLMLLIFYTSSTFLFAGTCLCGLFLSSVFPCMLAYTEDILDYQGCATSVLVTSAGMGEMVMQVLVGSIIQTEGSYSFLLCGMIIACIGFILFIGLLLFHRMHRNYLTGTSKKSAMVEEPATEQNGSTRTEQTEEAAENS, encoded by the exons ATGTTTGTGGATGAGCGGATCTGGACTCTGTTCAAAAGGAATGCCCATCACACACTGACCTACTGGAGCGTTTTCTTCAGCTTTGGACTCTGCATTGCGTTCCTCGGACCTACAATTTTGGACTTGCAATGTCAAACAAACTCAACACTTAGTCAGATTACCTGGGTGTTCTTTGCTCAGCAGTTCTGCTTGTTGATCGGCAGCTCTATCGGTGGTGTTTTCAAGAGGAC GTTGTTCAGTGCCCTAGCTGCCTTATTTGTCTCTGCTCTCCTCATCTCTATAATATTTGCCATCATCCCTCTGTGCAATAATGTTCTCCTGCTTGCCATCGCCATGGCTGTGTCTGGGTTTGCAATGGGAATTATCGACACCATCGCCAACATCCAACTGGTGACCATCTATCAGAGGGACTCGGCTGTTTTCTTACAG GCTCTTCATTTCTTTATCGGTTTCGGAGCCCTGGTGAGCCCACTGATTGCAGATCCTTTCCTCTCAGAGACGGGCTGTGGAAACCACACAGAGAACGGGACTGAGATCATGCATCATTTCAGGAACATGCTGAGAAACAGTCCGATTGCAGAGCACAACATAACTCAGAGCCTCCCGGCCCACGAGGGAGGGGAAGAAGAGGAGTCCATCGTGCACTACGCTTTCTGGATCATGGCGCTTATAAAT CTGCCCGTGCCCATCGCAGTCCTGTTCTTGATGTATCGAGAGCAGCTGATCCCATGTTGCCCCAGCAGCACTCCTCGTCTTCTGGACAAAGATGAACTGGCAATGGAGAACCAGCAGGGGGCCGAGGGCCCGGACGAGGAGCAGAAGAACCATGAAGCTGGAG GTCATGGGGATATCTTTAGCTGCTGTCAGAATGATAACCTGCGCGGGCTGCCAGTATCCTTCTTTATGATTCATATCCTCGGCGGGATGGTGCTCTTCATGACCGATGGTATTGTG GGTGCATATGCCGGTTTTGTGTACACCTATGCTGTGGCACCTCCTATGTCACTGCCTCATAAAACAGCAGGTTACCTGGCCAGTATCTTTTGGGCCGCGATCACTGCTGGACGTCTATTATCGATTCCTCTCTCGTACCGTTTCCAGCCTGTGAGACTGCTGATGTTCAACCTG GCAGGTGCTATTGTTACAGTCTTGATGCTGCTTATTTTCTACACCAGCAGCACTTTCCTGTTTGCCGGGACCTGTTTATGTGGGCTTTTCCTCAGCAGCGTATTCCCCTGCATGCTCGCCTATACTGAAGACATCCTTGATTATCAGG GATGTGCAACGTCAGTCCTGGTGACGAGTGCAGGGATGGGGGAGATGGTGATGCAGGTTCTGGTTGGCTCA ATTATCCAGACTGAAGGCAGCTACAGCTTCCTGCTGTGCGGAATGATAATCGCCTGCATCGGTTTTATCCTCTTCATTGGTCTCCTGCTGTTCCATCGAATGCACAGAAATTACCTCACAG GAACATCCAAAAAGTCAGCCATGGTGGAGGAACCAGCGACAGAGCAGAATGGATCCACCagaacagagcagacagaggaggCGGCTGAGAACAgctga